GGCCACCCGTCGGCCGAGGCGTGACTTGTAGCGGTTGCCAGCGTTCTCGTGAATGATGCCCTTCTTGACCATGACATCGACGAGCGACATCGTGTTGGGGAGAAGCTTCTTCGCGTCTTCCGCGTCTCCGGCCTCGACGACCTGGCGGAGCTTCTTCATCTGAGTGCGCAGCCGCGTGCGGTGAGCTCGATTTCGGGCTCGAAGCTTGGCGTTTTGGCGAACGCGCTTCTTCGCCGAGAGACTATGTGCCATGAAACCTCCTAGGGCCATACAGCCCCATCTTACAAACCAGTGATTTTAGCATAAGATGCGCCGGTGACTGTAACCGCTTGGCTCGACACCACTTTCGACCTTGGCGCCAGAGGCAGCTCGGTTCGAACCGAGGTTCTCGCGGGCGTCACGACTTACATGGCCATGAGCTACATCATCCTCGTCAATCCCGCCGTTCTCTCGACGACCGGCATGGATTTCGGGGCCGTGCTCGGGGCGACTTGCTTCGCCTCCGCCCTGGCGACGCTGTGGATGGGGCTCTCGGCAAACTACCCCATCGCGCTCGCTCCGGGAATGGGACAGAATTTCTTCTTCGCTCTCACGATCTGCGGTCCGGTAGCGCTCGGGGGATACGGGTATGGCTT
The sequence above is a segment of the Vicinamibacteria bacterium genome. Coding sequences within it:
- the rpsT gene encoding 30S ribosomal protein S20 yields the protein MAHSLSAKKRVRQNAKLRARNRAHRTRLRTQMKKLRQVVEAGDAEDAKKLLPNTMSLVDVMVKKGIIHENAGNRYKSRLGRRVA